Within the Nitrospirota bacterium genome, the region TGAGACATAAGAAATCCTGTTCACTGTTCACTGTTCACTGTTCACTGTTTTTTATCCTGTTCACTGGTTACTGTTTACTGTTCACTGCTTCTTCCGCTCATGCCGGCATTGAGATTAAGAGGGAGGCGCTTTCCAACGGACTTACTTTGATGGTGGTTGAGAGGCATAATGTGCCTGTGGTCAATGTTGCTTTGGGCATTAAGGCAGGAAGTATGGCTGAGCCTGCGGAAAAGGCAGGGCTTGCAAACCTTACTGCAGAGCTTCTTACCGAGGGGACAAAGAAAAGGACTGCCGGGGAGATAAGCGAGACGATGGAATTTGTAGGCGCATCCCTTGACACCTCAGGCGGCGATGACTTTGTTACCGCAACGCTCTCTGTTTTGAAAAAAGATTTAGACCTTGGATTTGACATGCTTTCAGACATAATCATTAACCCGTCTTTCCTGCCCGATGAACTTAATAAAAAGAGGACGCGCATTAAAGGCGGTCTGAAGTCGCGTGAGGAAGATCCCAATTTTGTAGCGGAAAGGGAATTTAAAAATGCGGTATTCGGTTCATACCCCTACGGAAGGCTGATTGAGGGCAGCGCGGAAACCCTTGACAGGATAACACAGCAGGACCTTATAGATTTCTACTCAGCCTATTATGCGCCTAACAATGCAATGATATCCATAGTCGGCGATATAACAATGGAGGAAGCAAAGACGCTGCTTAAAAAGTATTTTTCAGGGTGGAATAAAAAAGAGATTAAAATCACAATGTCTGCAAAACCCGGTCCGCTCAAGGAGACAAAAATTATAACCGTAGATAAGGATATTACTCAGGCAAATATTATTTTAGGGCACTTAGGGATAAGCAGGGACCATCCTGATTATTATTCGGTATTGGTGATGAATTACATACTCGGCGGAGGCGGGTTTACATCAAGGCTGATGCAGAATGTGCGCGAGGAAAAGGGGCTTGTATATGACATACACAGTTTTTTTGACGCCGATAAGGAGACCGGCTCTTTTCAGGTAGGGCTTCAGACTAAAAATGAATCAGCCGATACTGCGATTGACGAGGTCTTGAAAGAAATAAAACTTATGAGGGACAGCGGGGCGTCTGATGCGGAGATTGCAGACGCAAAATCATTTCTTAAAGGCAGTTTTCCGATGAAGATAGAGACCGGCAGGAGAATTGCGAATTTCCTTATTGCCGTGGAATTTTACGGGCTCGGGATGGATTATGTAAGCAAATATCCGGCGTACATAAATAATGTTACAAAAGAAGATGTGCTCCGGGTTGCTAAAAAATATCTGGACCCTGAAAAGTTTGCGCTTGTTGTAGTTGCCAATCAAAAGAAGGCTTCGGTAAAATTTTTTAAATGACCCCTGAAGATATTCTCTTAAGAGAGGCATTTTTACTTGGCATTGAGCTAAGGCTTTTCTGGTTTGTGACCCTGTGCTACGGAATTTGTTTTATAACCGGCATTGCATATCTCGCGTCTTCAAAACAGGGCATAGGCAGGGCTTTGACAAAGGGCCTGTGGATTACCGTGGTAATCCATACACTGCTCATAATCTTCAGGACCATAGAAGGTATGAGGCCGCCATTTCAGACGCTTTATGAAACACTCTCATGGTTTGCATGGTCTGCAAGCGTAACTTATTTATATGTACAGAACAAGTGGCATAATGTACACCTGCCGGGATTTATTGTTGCAGGGCTTTCAATGGCGGCATGCCTGTACAGTCTTTTAAGCCGCAGTCCTGAAATAGCGCCGGTGCCGCCTGCGCTTCAAAGCCCGTGGTATGAAGCGCACGTTATAATTGCCTTTTTGTCTTACGCAGTGTTCGTTGTAAGCTTCGCTGTTGAGGTTTGCTATCTTAAATTTAAGACTTCACCGGATAATCCGCCGGTGTTCGGCGTGTTTGATGAGGAGTTTCACAGATGGACGCACAGGCTTGTGCTTTTTGGTTTTCCGCTTTTGACATTCGCCGTCTTCTCAGGGGCTGCATGGGCAAATGATGCGTGGGGCAGGTACTGGTCATGGGACCCTAAAGAGACATGGTCGCTTATCACATGGACCGTGTATGCCCTTTATCTTCATACAAAGGCAGTCGGCAGGTGGAGGGGCAGGCCTGCTTCAATATTAAATATCATAGGATTTGTCTGTATGATAATGACCTTCTTAGGCGTTAACTGGCTTGCAAAACTTTTAAACATTCCGAGCATGCACACCTATGCTGTATAGACTGTTTTCATCCCTTAAGACATCTGTTTATATCCTTGCCGTGATGTGCCTGGTATTCATTATCGGCACTATCTTTCCGCAGGGGCGGGATATTGAGGATTATATCAAGGCAGGCGGAAAATATGTAAGCGTTGTAAGTGCCATGGATTTCCTTGATGTATTTGTCTCGCCGTTGTTTATTTTTGTCGCCGGAATGCTCCTAATAAATCTTGCAGTGTGTCTTTATGACAGGTTAAGAATCTTCTTAAGGATAAAGAGAAAACCCATTGATTTTTCAGAATTAAAAGCAAACCCAAAAGTGGTGGTTATTGAAAGCGCTGATATTGATGAGCAATTAAAAAAGGCAGGATTTAAACTTAAGGCAGAGGGTGAGGGGGGGCCGGTAAAGATTTTTGAAAAGGGGCTTCAATACTGGTGGCTTTCATGGTTTTATCATGTCGGCATAATACTTGCAATTTTAGGATTTTTCCTTACGGCGCTGTTTGCATTTGAAAAAGACATCATCCTTTCTCAGGGCAAACCCGAGACAATTTCCCTTTACAGCAAAGAGACAAAGTGGAATAAATATTTAGAAAAAGCAGGCATGAAAATCCCAGGAGAAAAGAAATCCGATGAATATGTCCTTACATTAAAAGAATTTAAAACCGAGTATTATCAGGGTTTGAAATTTGATTACCCAAAGGGCGCGGCTGAGCGATTTAAGGTAGGTGTGGGGGTCAAAAAAATTGAGCCTGCAAAAAAGGATTTTTCCTATATGCCGAAATTGTGGCTTACGCATCTTGACGTCAAAAAGCCTGACGGCCAAATTCTTGATGCGAAGTTGTGGGTAAACAAGCCGTTCAGGACCGGAGGGCTTACCCTTTATCAGATGGGATATGAGCAGAAGGTGAAGCTTTCAGTCAACGGCAAGCCTCTTGATGTTGAGGCCCGGGTGCCTTTTGAGGTGAAGGGGGTTAAAGGGAACTTTGTGCTGGGCACGCTTAAACTCGGCACTCTTTACAAAAAAGACGGCACAAAGGAAAATATAATTCCGCAGGCTTCTGTTTATTATATGCCGGAGAAAAATCAGTCACAGAAAGATGACCTCGGGACGCTGATTCTCGGCAAGAATCTAAAGGGAAAAAACGTTAATTTTAAAATGAAGGATTACAAGGAAACATCTGCTTTAAGTTACAGGAATGACCCGGGTGTGTGGCTTGTGGGGCTTGCCTGCCTCTTTGTCTTTATCGGACTTTTTGTCAGGAGTCTCGGCGCATGGTACAGGGTGCAGTGCTCAGTTGAGGGCAATAAGTCATATCTTTTAATCAGCACGCGTGGCATTCTCGCAGACAGGGAGAGGATAATCCGGAGGCTTCAGGTGTCCGCCTGAGCAATTGAAAGGATGAAGGTTGAGGGATGAAAATTGAGGGATAAAATTATAACGGCATATATGTTTGAAAAACTTTAAGGCAACACCTTAAAGTCATGCTGCCTTTTTATAAATAGTTCAGGGCAAATACTTAAAACTTTTTGCAGCATGACAGATAATAATCATTGTTGTATTCTTAAAGTTTTGAGGGCATAGATGCCGTTATAACATGTCTGCTCTATAGAGTAGTTATTCCAGACGCCCTTCCTTCCTGAGTTCAGATAAGATATTATTAATCATGGGCAGCGCTTCAATCGCCGCCTTTTCGCCCTCAAGAACCGCCTCGTGCCTTTTTGAAAAATCGCTTGATGCGATATTTCCCACGGCGGGTTTTATGACTACATCAGCTTTTAAAAGCTGAACAGCCGAGAGTTTTGAATACATGATATTTATTGATTGCAGCAAGGTATCTATCGTGCCTTCAGGCTGTACCGCATCAACATTTGAAGAGATGTCCACGGCAATAACTATATCGGCGCCGAGCCTCCTTGCCGCATCCACTGCAACCGGGCTGACAACTCCGCCGTCAACATACATCCTGTCTGCAATCCTGACAGGTCTGAATACGCCGGGTATTGAACAGCTTGCCCTGACTGCCATTCCTGTGTTTCCGCTTGCAAAGACTACCTCTTTACCGCTTTGTATGTCGGCTGCAACCGCATAAAACGGGATTTTAAGTTTTTCTATCGGGGTATTTTTCAGGGATTTATTTATGAACTCTTCAAGTTTCTCGCCTTTAATAAAGCCGTTGTCAGGCAGGGTCAAATCAGCGATGTCTCCCTTTTCTATTGCAAATGAGAGCTTCTGAAGCTGAAAGGCATCACCGCTATAGGCATAAAGGCTTCCGACAAAACTTCCCGCGCTGGTGCCGATTATCATATGCAGCGGGATTTTATTTGTCTCAAGAATTTTTAAAACGCCTATATGCGCAAACCCCCTTGAAGCCCCGGCGCCCAGCACCAGCGCAACCCTTGCAGGCTTTGGCGCAGGCTTAACCGCCTCCTTCGGGGCGCAGGAGGATAGCGCAAATAACATTAAAATGATAATGAAAATTGTGAACGATTTTTTATGCGCTTGTGTCATTGCAGAAGTTCTCTTTCAATATTCGGATATAAGTTATCTATCTTTTGTTGAACTTCAATTGTTTTTTTCAATGCCGTGACGACTTTGCAGTAGTGTGTAATATCTGTAACAGATAAAGGTCTTCCTTTTCTGTCTTTCAGCCATTTGTCGCAGACCTGATAGCCGCCTATTTGATATTCCCAAACTTCCGGTGATATTCCTTCAAAAAACTGGGCTTGATTAATGTACAGGCGGCCAAATCCCCCCTTGTACCCCTTTGCTAAAGGGTGGATGGGTGGATTTTCATATCTTACTTTTTCAACCTTGTCATCGCCTTTGCCCTGAAATTTGACAATCGGCGTGCCAAGCTCAGGTGATTTCAGAAGATGCAAATCAACAAGTCTTTCTCCGTAATTTCCTATCTTTTTGAAGAGCTTATAATCACTTGTGAAAGGAACTCTCGGGAAATCAATCTTTAAAAAATCAGCGTATTTTGTTCGGTAGATATTTGAATAAAGCACTGCATAAATGTAATAGAAAATTTCCTCAGGAGAAGGAGTTTTTTTATACTCTTTTGTTAGTTTCGCCATTAATTCCTCAGACAGATTCGGCTTTCTTAGCACGTATTCTGCTGCAGGGTCAAAAAGCAGCATCATAGTGCTGAATGAGCGCTTTTTAGGTTTGTCTTTTGGTTGATAAAGATAAAGTGGAAATAAAAATCCAATCCCTTTATTGCTTAAAGTAATCCTACTCTCCACGATAGCATCAGACACAAAAGCATGGTTGAAGTTTCCCTCAGCAACCTGCCTGACTGTAATTAGCCCCAAATTCTCTTTCATCATATGCTGCATTACTTCTTTGCGTGAGCGTTCAATTAAAGCATCATGATAGAAAATCCATTGTTCATCAAAAGGGCGGTAAAGAATTTTTATTATGGCCTCTTCCCAATCGGCATCCTTCATTATCTCTTCTCTTACATCTTTTAGCTTCCAATTGGATTTATCATTTAATTCATAAGTCTGCCTGATAATTTCATCAGGCATTTTTTTGTCTTTGAACTGCAAGAGCCTTCTCTTAAGAGCAGACTTATCTCGGTCAATTACAAAATTGTCTCTTGATGTGACTATTCCGACACTGTTAACAGGGAAAATATCCGTTACTTTCGGATAAGTTTCGTATTGATTTAAAAGCTCCTCATCTCTCGGAATAAAAAGATAAAACCCGGATTTTGGTTTAATTGTTTTCCATTTCGTTGTTGTAATATCATGTTTATTGAGCCAATCATATTTGTCTTCTCTGATTCCCCAGCGTTCGGAGTGAGAGAACTTTTTCTTTAGTTCTTTTTTCTTGATAAAAAGGGCAATGGCAACACCTTGCTGAATATCAAAGACATTTTCATCCTTTGAGCCATCGGGACATTTTTCTTTTTTAAGGCTGTTGCCGTGAAGGTCCAGCAGGTAAATCTCATCAAAACTTTGCATCAAAGACTGTCTCATGCCCCTGAAGGTTGGATTATCAAGATAACTGTGGTTTGTGATAAAACCTAAAACGCCTTCGCCTGCCTGGTCAATTTTCCACTGGGCAAACCGGATAAACTTAACATAATCATCCTGAAGCCATTTTGGATTTTTTTCGCCGAGGGGTTTACCGTCAACATGAAAGTAAGCCTTAATTTCTTTAGATATCCAATCGCCAATATTTGAAGAATGACCGGAATAGGGCGGATTGCCGAGGATAACAAGGATAGGCTGTTCTTTTTTGACTTTGCCTGCCAAATGCGATTCTTCTGAAAGTGAAATCATGCCGGGGAGTTCTGTCTGGGCCAGTTCGTCCATCTCAAGTGTATTGGTAAGATATAGTTTAAACCTGTCGTCTGACTGAAGTTTATAGCCAAGCTCTTCAAGAAGAAAAGACATTTTTAGATGACCTATTGCATATGGAGCCATCATCAGCTCAAGGGCAAAGAAGTTTTTAAGTATATGCTCTTTAATAAAACCCGCCTTCTTGCCTTCGCCGTATTTTGAGGTGAACTCTTTCACTGCTAATTTGGCGGCTTCTGCTAAAAATGTAAGTGTTCCTGCGGCCGGGTCCAACACTGTGACTGAATGGCTTGCAAAGCCGTCGTTCTTATTAAAATATTCCTTCAGGATATGATGAAGGGAACGGACAATATACGAGACAACCGGCTCCGGCGTGTAATAAACACCTCTTTTTTCTCTTGTCTTCGGGTCGTACTCTGCAAGAAAGGTTTCATAAAAATGAACGATTGGGTCTTTGCCCTTGTGCTTGGTGAAGTATTCATCAAGTATTTTATAAACATCGGTAGTTGCCAGCACTTCGGAGATGTCGTCAATAATCCATTCCATCTGCTGGGGCAGGTCGCCCCATGAAATGAATTTAAATACATCCCTCAAA harbors:
- a CDS encoding insulinase family protein, producing the protein MRHKKSCSLFTVHCSLFFILFTGYCLLFTASSAHAGIEIKREALSNGLTLMVVERHNVPVVNVALGIKAGSMAEPAEKAGLANLTAELLTEGTKKRTAGEISETMEFVGASLDTSGGDDFVTATLSVLKKDLDLGFDMLSDIIINPSFLPDELNKKRTRIKGGLKSREEDPNFVAEREFKNAVFGSYPYGRLIEGSAETLDRITQQDLIDFYSAYYAPNNAMISIVGDITMEEAKTLLKKYFSGWNKKEIKITMSAKPGPLKETKIITVDKDITQANIILGHLGISRDHPDYYSVLVMNYILGGGGFTSRLMQNVREEKGLVYDIHSFFDADKETGSFQVGLQTKNESADTAIDEVLKEIKLMRDSGASDAEIADAKSFLKGSFPMKIETGRRIANFLIAVEFYGLGMDYVSKYPAYINNVTKEDVLRVAKKYLDPEKFALVVVANQKKASVKFFK
- the ccsB gene encoding c-type cytochrome biogenesis protein CcsB; translated protein: MTPEDILLREAFLLGIELRLFWFVTLCYGICFITGIAYLASSKQGIGRALTKGLWITVVIHTLLIIFRTIEGMRPPFQTLYETLSWFAWSASVTYLYVQNKWHNVHLPGFIVAGLSMAACLYSLLSRSPEIAPVPPALQSPWYEAHVIIAFLSYAVFVVSFAVEVCYLKFKTSPDNPPVFGVFDEEFHRWTHRLVLFGFPLLTFAVFSGAAWANDAWGRYWSWDPKETWSLITWTVYALYLHTKAVGRWRGRPASILNIIGFVCMIMTFLGVNWLAKLLNIPSMHTYAV
- a CDS encoding cytochrome c biogenesis protein ResB, with the translated sequence MLYRLFSSLKTSVYILAVMCLVFIIGTIFPQGRDIEDYIKAGGKYVSVVSAMDFLDVFVSPLFIFVAGMLLINLAVCLYDRLRIFLRIKRKPIDFSELKANPKVVVIESADIDEQLKKAGFKLKAEGEGGPVKIFEKGLQYWWLSWFYHVGIILAILGFFLTALFAFEKDIILSQGKPETISLYSKETKWNKYLEKAGMKIPGEKKSDEYVLTLKEFKTEYYQGLKFDYPKGAAERFKVGVGVKKIEPAKKDFSYMPKLWLTHLDVKKPDGQILDAKLWVNKPFRTGGLTLYQMGYEQKVKLSVNGKPLDVEARVPFEVKGVKGNFVLGTLKLGTLYKKDGTKENIIPQASVYYMPEKNQSQKDDLGTLILGKNLKGKNVNFKMKDYKETSALSYRNDPGVWLVGLACLFVFIGLFVRSLGAWYRVQCSVEGNKSYLLISTRGILADRERIIRRLQVSA
- a CDS encoding patatin-like phospholipase family protein, whose protein sequence is MTQAHKKSFTIFIIILMLFALSSCAPKEAVKPAPKPARVALVLGAGASRGFAHIGVLKILETNKIPLHMIIGTSAGSFVGSLYAYSGDAFQLQKLSFAIEKGDIADLTLPDNGFIKGEKLEEFINKSLKNTPIEKLKIPFYAVAADIQSGKEVVFASGNTGMAVRASCSIPGVFRPVRIADRMYVDGGVVSPVAVDAARRLGADIVIAVDISSNVDAVQPEGTIDTLLQSINIMYSKLSAVQLLKADVVIKPAVGNIASSDFSKRHEAVLEGEKAAIEALPMINNILSELRKEGRLE
- a CDS encoding N-6 DNA methylase yields the protein HKLKSIPPVENEQKFLNLLEKFFSFSLPKVYDAKALAIELAKRTRFLKDEVISQELEEEEKKDKGNILGFYKVFKEHLISGLLKEDFAELYSQTITYGLFAARTRTENGFNRKLAYDKIPKTIGILRDVFKFISWGDLPQQMEWIIDDISEVLATTDVYKILDEYFTKHKGKDPIVHFYETFLAEYDPKTREKRGVYYTPEPVVSYIVRSLHHILKEYFNKNDGFASHSVTVLDPAAGTLTFLAEAAKLAVKEFTSKYGEGKKAGFIKEHILKNFFALELMMAPYAIGHLKMSFLLEELGYKLQSDDRFKLYLTNTLEMDELAQTELPGMISLSEESHLAGKVKKEQPILVILGNPPYSGHSSNIGDWISKEIKAYFHVDGKPLGEKNPKWLQDDYVKFIRFAQWKIDQAGEGVLGFITNHSYLDNPTFRGMRQSLMQSFDEIYLLDLHGNSLKKEKCPDGSKDENVFDIQQGVAIALFIKKKELKKKFSHSERWGIREDKYDWLNKHDITTTKWKTIKPKSGFYLFIPRDEELLNQYETYPKVTDIFPVNSVGIVTSRDNFVIDRDKSALKRRLLQFKDKKMPDEIIRQTYELNDKSNWKLKDVREEIMKDADWEEAIIKILYRPFDEQWIFYHDALIERSRKEVMQHMMKENLGLITVRQVAEGNFNHAFVSDAIVESRITLSNKGIGFLFPLYLYQPKDKPKKRSFSTMMLLFDPAAEYVLRKPNLSEELMAKLTKEYKKTPSPEEIFYYIYAVLYSNIYRTKYADFLKIDFPRVPFTSDYKLFKKIGNYGERLVDLHLLKSPELGTPIVKFQGKGDDKVEKVRYENPPIHPLAKGYKGGFGRLYINQAQFFEGISPEVWEYQIGGYQVCDKWLKDRKGRPLSVTDITHYCKVVTALKKTIEVQQKIDNLYPNIERELLQ